From one Thermodesulfobacteriota bacterium genomic stretch:
- a CDS encoding TAXI family TRAP transporter solute-binding subunit codes for MKSRIFTFLTAIILAVSLVIIVPGNASAIKFLSFGTGSPAGTYYFLGAGFASIINKNVKGVRVTAESTAASTENARYLIRGKMDMGLASMGTLNGLKKQGMDVDKVRLVAVGHTSDTHWIVRKDSPIKSCKDFKGKVIGVGPAGSATLNIWSKKHLAAGFGITLKDIKPKYIAFHEITRGIRDNTIDAGLIAAGYPIAAVMELARDIPIRLLEIEPEAIKKMQAKYPNVTPFAFPAGTYNGIDKEVPTYVVPQMWLCRADLSKDIVYKIIKAVYDNSEERNAIHPMAKKYTIENAFRGSKSVPVGYHPGAIKYYKEKGIWDKMAQYQ; via the coding sequence GTGAAATCAAGAATCTTTACATTTTTGACTGCAATTATCCTGGCTGTTTCACTAGTAATAATTGTTCCGGGAAACGCCAGCGCAATTAAATTTTTATCTTTTGGTACAGGGAGCCCTGCCGGGACCTATTATTTTCTCGGGGCAGGCTTTGCTTCAATTATTAATAAGAATGTTAAAGGCGTGAGGGTCACTGCAGAATCAACTGCGGCCTCAACGGAAAATGCACGCTACCTTATCCGAGGCAAAATGGATATGGGCCTGGCGAGCATGGGAACACTGAATGGTTTAAAAAAACAGGGGATGGATGTGGATAAGGTACGCCTGGTTGCCGTGGGTCATACCAGCGATACCCACTGGATCGTACGAAAGGACTCCCCTATTAAGTCCTGCAAAGATTTTAAAGGAAAAGTAATCGGTGTTGGCCCGGCCGGAAGCGCAACCTTGAATATCTGGTCAAAGAAACATTTGGCTGCAGGTTTTGGAATAACCCTAAAGGATATAAAACCAAAGTATATCGCCTTTCATGAAATCACCAGGGGCATCAGGGACAATACCATTGATGCCGGCTTAATTGCTGCTGGATACCCGATTGCCGCCGTGATGGAATTGGCCAGAGATATTCCCATCCGCCTTTTAGAAATAGAGCCGGAAGCGATAAAAAAAATGCAGGCCAAGTATCCCAACGTGACGCCATTTGCTTTTCCAGCAGGGACCTATAATGGAATTGATAAGGAGGTCCCCACCTATGTGGTACCCCAGATGTGGTTGTGCAGGGCTGATCTTTCCAAGGATATTGTTTATAAAATAATTAAGGCTGTTTATGATAACTCGGAGGAAAGAAATGCCATCCACCCCATGGCAAAGAAGTATACCATTGAAAATGCGTTTAGGGGTTCAAAATCAGTGCCTGTCGGATATCATCCGGGAGCTATAAAATATTACAAAGAAAAAGGTATTTGGGATAAAATGGCCCAATATCAATAA